One part of the Calypte anna isolate BGI_N300 chromosome 14, bCalAnn1_v1.p, whole genome shotgun sequence genome encodes these proteins:
- the BHLHA15 gene encoding class A basic helix-loop-helix protein 15, whose product MKAKTKGKKQRQTVKEAFPEESAIRKKELVKCLRHKERRNGGNKESSKSTTARTKGSWSNKDRHLRRLESNERERQRMHKLNNAFQALREVIPHVRAENKLSKIETLTLAKNYIKSLTSIILNMSNGHFASTEGMGGAWGSRLYQHYQQQQGDDGHEQHLQKHST is encoded by the coding sequence ATGAAGGCtaaaaccaaaggaaagaagcaaagacAAACTGTTAAAGAAGCATTTCCTGAGGAGtcagcaataagaaaaaaagagctggtgAAGTGTTTGCGACACAAAGAAAGGAGGAATGGGGGAAACAAGGAGAGCAGCAAGAGCACCACAGCCAGAACCAAGGGTTCTTGGAGCAATAAGGACAGGCATTTGAGAAGACTGGAAAGCAACGAGCGGGAGAGGCAGAGAATGCACAAGCTCAACAATGCATTTCAGGCTTTGCGGGAGGTGATTCCTCATGTGAGAGCTGAGAATAAGCTTTCAAAAATAGAGACTCTTACGCTGgctaaaaattacattaaatcaTTGACCTCCATTATACTCAATATGTCCAATGGACACTTTGCATCAACAGAAGGGATGGGGGGAGCCTGGGGTTCCAGATTGTACCAGCATTATCAACAGCAGCAGGGGGATGATGGTCATGAGCAACATCTACAAAAGCATTCCACATAG